From Hylaeus volcanicus isolate JK05 chromosome 2, UHH_iyHylVolc1.0_haploid, whole genome shotgun sequence, the proteins below share one genomic window:
- the LOC128884859 gene encoding transcriptional regulator ATRX, whose translation MTPSKVDRPYRCQRYLVCFVVVILCVSVNARFHQESFKSDHDYPWTDHDISLDFASSEHSPSFSRFSDLRKRHLDFDSVEPFREPKEWFTASATKREPREDKSFKKMVSPFYTITEKDSQKYRDVVLKSGLPYCQKIKAKRPDKVVCYKCKNPKNGATYEQCSYMSSQPLSDSSNVEDVFSTPSSFRSKRSHPYKGSDGYRKRESPYRFSDRLFTDATDEVPAQYRNKDEKCEKVVKNSMVCMVCKDTKSNGKYEQCSYVGQPNEKKYAYTKSSALKNPERGGTKEEDIERSDREDAEESSEHSDRDYSATKPVREHSSPENDQPDRRTPEESKDSSENCKQVEKDSKTCTVCKNPKTGANYEKCSYTYEPDDKVYKYSRSKSIGNPRGSSEEDEDDDKGSRYQGTSSEKKQRSEPEEYSSDYSIPESFYEKRRSPESSLYFKDHEPSSSYRRTTPEDFKSTSEEDEDDFSGYEKSKSESAKVAKSIEPSNCKEVQKNSMTCTICKDPKTGSNSEQCSYKSQPTDKSFAYTRSKSFGSPTKTDDKSSEKSEKNKESLEPVYKQRTYGFSSEKEPYSTNSNPKREYREFVSPSVSESEAKEESTTKAAAKKIDADFYEAFKKKAEIQKVLQEFQKEDRSNCKKLMRNKMTCYQCTDEKGFQKEECAFIAADEAAEDKAESTESKDVQEPTKKMSRSTIIERRVGNVPLDSDASASENIHEKKKPAIQEEEELKEVEPYEYVAETKPVFDKILGITLPAFMLSTSEDEKEFDRAVASGRN comes from the exons ATGACTCCGTCAAAGGTCGATCGTCCTTACCGTTGCCAGCGATACCTG GTATGTTTCGTAGTGGTAATCTTGTGCGTCTCGGTGAACGCAAGATTTCACCAGGAATCCTTCAAATCTGACCACGACTATCCATGGACCGACCACGATATTTCCCTAGACTTTGCGTCCTCCGAGCACTCGCCGTCTTTCAGTCGATTTTCAGACTTGAGGAAGAGACACTTGGACTTCGACTCCGTCGAGCCTTTCCGCGAACCCAAAGAGTGGTTCACAGCATCCGCCACTAAAAGGGAGCCCAGAGAGGACAAGAGCTTTAAGAAGATGGTATCTCCGTTTTATACCATCACGGAGAAAGACTCTCAGAAGTACAGGGACGTCGTGCTGAAGTCTGGTCTCCCGTATTGCCAAAAGATAAAGGCGAAACGGCCGGACAAAGTGGTTTGCTACAAATGCAAGAACCCTAAAAACGGCGCCACCTACGAGCAATGCTCCTACATGTCGTCGCAACCGTTGTCCGACTCCAGCAACGTCGAGGACGTGTTCTCGACGCCATCGAGCTTCAGGAGCAAACGATCCCATCCATACAAAGGCTCCGATGGTTACAGGAAACGTGAAAGCCCGTATAGATTCAGCGACAGGCTGTTCACGGACGCGACGGACGAGGTTCCGGCGCAGTACAGAAACAAGGACGAGAAGTGCGAAAAGGTCGTGAAGAACTCCATGGTCTGCATGGTGTGCAAGGACACAAAGAGCAACGGGAAGTACGAGCAGTGCTCCTACGTCGGACAACCTAACGAGAAGAAGTACGCGTACACCAAATCCAGCGCCTTGAAGAACCCTGAAAGAGGAGGAACGAAGGAGGAAGATATCGAGAGGTCCGATCGTGAGGACGCGGAGGAATCATCCGAGCATTCCGATCGAGACTACTCCGCCACCAAGCCAGTCAGAGAACACTCGAGTCCTGAAAACGACCAACCCGATAGACGAACTCCCGAGGAATCCAAGGATTCGTCCGAAAACTGCAAGCAAGTGGAAAAGGACTCGAAGACCTGCACCGTCTGCAAGAACCCCAAGACGGGAGCCAATTACGAGAAGTGTTCGTACACTTACGAGCCCGACGATAAGGTCTACAAATACAGTAGGTCAAAGAGCATTGGGAATCCGCGCGGTTCGTCCGAAGAGGACGAAGACGACGACAAGGGTTCGAGGTACCAAGGTACATCCTCGGAGAAA AAACAGAGGAGCGAACCGGAAGAATACAGCAGTGACTACTCGATTCCTGAAAGCTTCTACGAGAAACGCCGCTCTCCCGAATCGAGTTTGTACTTCAAGGACCACGAGCCCAGCTCCAGCTATCGTCGAACCACTCCCGAGGACTTCAAGTCCACTTCGGAAGAGGACGAGGACGATTTCTCCGGATACGAAAAGTCCAAGTCAGAGTCGGCGAAGGTCGCCAAAAGCATCGAGCCTAGCAACTGCAAAGAGGTACAGAAGAACTCCATGACCTGTACGATCTGCAAGGACCCTAAGACGGGAAGCAACTCCGAGCAGTGCTCGTACAAATCTCAGCCAACCGACAAGAGCTTCGCCTACACCAGATCGAAGTCCTTCGGTAGCCCAACCAAGACAGACGACAAGTCCTCCGAAAAGTCCGAGA AGAACAAGGAGTCCCTTGAACCAGTTTACAAACAACGAACCTACGGGTTCTCCTCCGAGAAGGAACCCTACAGCACCAACAGCAACCCTAAACGGGAGTATCGCGAGTTCGTTTCCCCTAGCGTGTCCGAATCCGAGGCGAAGGAGGAGTCAACGACGAAAGCTGCCGCGAAGAAAATCGACGCCGACTTTTACGAGGCCTTCAAGAAGAAAGCTGAGATACAAAAGGTCTTACAAGAGTTCCAGAAGGAGGATCGTTCGAACTGCAAGAAATTGATGCGCAACAAAATGACCTGCTATCAGTGCACGGACGAGAAAGGCTTCCAGAAGGAGGAATGCGCGTTCATTGCCGCTGACGAAGCTGCCGAAGACAAGGCGGAGTCCACCGAGTCGAAAGATGTCCAGGAGCCTACCAAGAAGATGTCTAGGTCGACCATCATCGAGAGACGCGTGGGTAACGTTCCCCTCGACTCGGATGCTTCGGCCAGCGAGAATATTCACGAGAAGAAGAAACCCGCGATACAGGAGGAGGAAGAGCTGAAGGAAGTCGAGCCTTACGAGTACGTCGCTGAGACCAAGCCCGTCTTCGACAAAATCCTCGGGATCACCCTTCCAGCGTTCATGCTGAGCACTTCCGAGGACGAAAAGGAATTCGATAGGGCTGTGGCGTCCGGTAGAAATTAA
- the LOC128872926 gene encoding ionotropic receptor 25a: protein MSATALAASLLLFTSFIGSSLCQTPMAMLIVIEEPDTPLLSILNDAAPQTEKKFGDDIITVHISTVTVDRANVLASFEKVCAALFKGISIILDLTWTGWEKLRNVADENGIIYKRGDCQINSYVQAIDDLLMLKNATDVGLIFEDERELNQSLYYLIGNSIIRLVVIDEFTDKTVSKIRSMRPSPSYYAIYASTPRMEELFRTAVQGGLVKRNGIWYLVFTDNNYKDFKYLNGDSQLNVSVTVLSLRTEVCCRLIGEPSCNCPPDVQIFPQYFRRLLGLLVNLMSELQKSGISVEPKPTRCNSPNATQTVSNATSEAFNKNLIAKLGGNDTFDYLSDKGLITYKAEIEMEILQNGVLEPLATWTRRTKIKEADGKKIEPAKRFFRIGTAPSVPWTMPKVDPATGHVMKDENGKEMWDGYCIDFIKKLSEEMQFDYDIVVPEDREFGKKMANGQWNGLIGDLSKGETDIVVAALTMTSEREEVIDFVAPYFEQSGILIVIRKPVRKPSLFKFMTVLKVEVWLSIVGALTLTGIMIWILDKYSPYSAKNNKRLYPYPCRDFTLKESFWFALTSFTPQGGGEAPKALSSRTLVAAYWLFVVLMLATFTANLAAFLTVERMQTPVQSLEQLARQSRINYTVLANHSVHRYFMNMKNAEDKLYTVWKEITLNSTSDQVEYRVWDYPIKEQYGHILQAITQVGPVKSAEEGFRKVIESENSEFAFIHDSSAIKYEVTRNCNLTEVGEVFAEQPYAIAVQQGSHLQEEISRRILDLQKDRYFETLTSKYWNQSLKAQCLDSDDNEGITLESLGGVFIATLFGLALAMITLAGEVLYYRKRSDSQKNKRKDKKKPKGIENEKVMLQKMASKLQMKPAPTNALFEKTTTNLPRVSHISVYPRNFTFKE, encoded by the exons ATGTCTGCGACGGCACTGGCCGCGAGTCTGTTGCTTTTCACCTCGTTCATCGGATCTTCTCTCTGTCAAACACCGATGGCCATGC TGATAGTGATCGAGGAACCGGACACGCCGCTTTTAAGCATTCTGAACGACGCTGCACCTCAGACGGAGAAGAAGTTCGGCGACGACATCATCACCGTTCACATTTCCACCGTCACTGTGGACAGAGCAAACGTGCTTGCCAGTTTTGAAAAAG TATGTGCTGCCTTATTTAAGGGAATCAGTATCATACTCGATCTGACTTGGACCGGTTGGGAGAAGCTTCGAAACGTAGCCGACGAGAACGGAATAATATACAAACGCGGGGATTGCCAGATAAATTCGTACGTGCAGGCGATCGATGATCTTTTGATGTTGAAGAACGCAACGGACGTGGGCCTGATCTTCGAAGATGAAAGGG AGCTGAATCAGAGCTTGTACTATCTGATCGGGAACTCGATTATACGGTTGGTCGTCATCGACGAGTTCACGGACAAAACAGTGTCCAAGATACGGAGCATGAGACCGTCGCCATCTTATTACGCGATTTACGCCAGCACGCCGAGGATGGAGGAACTATTCAGAACG GCCGTTCAGGGGGGCCTGGTGAAAAGAAATGGAATCTGGTACTTGGTGTTCACCGACAATAACTACAAGGACTTCAAGTACCTCAACGGGGACTCGCAATTAAACGTTTCGGTGACCGTTCTGTCGCTACGTACGGAGGTCTGTTGTCGGCTGATCGGTGAACCGTCCTGCAATTGTCCTCCCGATGTTCAA ATATTTCCACAATACTTCAGACGATTGTTGGGCTTGCTGGTGAACCTGATGAGCGAGCTCCAGAAGTCTGGGATCAGCGTGGAGCCAAAGCCTACTCGATGCAATTCGCCGAACGCTACTCAAACGGTCTCAAACGCCACATCCGAGGCGTTCAACAAGAACTTGATAGCC AAATTAGGAGGCAACGATACCTTCGACTACTTGTCGGACAAAGGACTGATCACGTACAAAGCGGAGATCGAAATGGAGATCCTGCAAAATGGAGTTTTGGAGCCGCTCGCCACTTGGACTAGAAGAACGAAAATTAAGGAGGCCGACGGGAAGAAGATAGAACCTGCCAAGAGATTCTTTCGAATCGGAACTGCTCCT TCAGTTCCCTGGACGATGCCCAAAGTGGATCCAGCGACCGGCCACGTCATGAAGGATGAAAACGGAAAGGAGATGTGGGACGGTTACTGCATAGACTTCATAAAGAAACTTTCTGAAGAGATGCAATTTGATTACGACATCGTCGTACCGGAAGATCGAGAATTTGGAAAGAAGATGGCCAACGGACAGTGGAACGGGTTGATTGGCGACCTTTCAAAGGGA GAAACTGATATCGTGGTTGCCGCGCTGACAATGACATCGGAACGCGAGGAGGTGATCGATTTCGTTGCCCCTTACTTCGAGCAGTCTGGTATACTGATTG taataagAAAACCCGTTCGTAAACCGTCCTTGTTCAAATTCATGACGGTCCTCAAAGTCGAAGTCTGGCTGAGCATCGTGGGGGCGTTGACGCTGACAGGAATCATGATTTGGATATTGGACAAGTATTCCCCCTACAGCGCGAAGAACAACAAACGTCTGTATCCATATCCTTGTCG AGATTTCACGTTGAAGGAGAGCTTTTGGTTCGCCCTGACCTCGTTCACGCCCCAAGGTGGAGGCGAAGCTCCCAAAGCTCTGTCCAGCAGAACTCTCGTAGCTGCGTATTGGCTATTCGTCGTTCTGATGCTCGCCACGTTCACTGCGAATTTAGCAGCTTTTCTTACAGTGGAAAGAATGCAG ACACCCGTGCAATCGTTGGAGCAATTAGCGAGGCAATCGCGGATAAATTACACCGTTTTGGCCAATCACAGCGTTCACCGGTACTTCATGAACATGAAAAACGCGGAGGACAAGTTGTATAC TGTCTGGAAAGAGATCACGCTGAACAGCACGAGCGACCAGGTAGAATACCGTGTATGGGATTATCCTATCAAGGAACAATACGGTCACATACTGCAAGCCATCACGCAAGTCGGCCCGGTGAAGAGCGCAGAGGAAGGCTTTCGAAAG GTGATAGAAAGCGAGAACTCAGAATTCGCTTTCATCCACGACTCGTCGGCGATAAAGTATGAAGTAACTAGGAACTGCAATCTGACCGAGGTCGGCGAGGTGTTTGCCGAACAACCTTACGCAATCGCTGTCCAACAAGGAAGCCACCTGCAGGAGGAGATCAGCAGAAG GATCCTGGACCTGCAGAAGGACAGGTATTTCGAGACGCTGACGTCCAAGTATTGGAACCAGTCCCTGAAGGCGCAGTGCCTGGATTCCGACGACAACGAAGGAATTACGCTGGAAAGCCTGG GCGGAGTGTTCATAGCGACTCTGTTCGGGCTCGCTTTGGCGATGATCACTCTGGCCGGGGAAGTCCTCTATTATCGTAAACGCAGCGATTCGCAAAAGAACAAGCGAAAAGACAAGAAGAAGCCCAAGGGCATCGAAAACGAGAAGGTGATGCTGCAGAAGATGGCGTCGAAGCTACAGATGAAACCAGCCCCTACTAACGCATTATTCGAGAAAACGACGACGAATCTACCTCGCGTATCTCATATTTCGGTCTACCCGCGTAACTTTACCTTCAAAGAGTGA